The genomic DNA CAGTAACAGGCAATGCGGAAGGGACTCGCTGCTCCCCAAATGATGCCGGGAAAACTGGCCAGCACATGCAGGAGGTTGAAACTTtctttcactatatacaaaaaccaactcatGACTGAGTAAAGACAtgaatgtaaaacctaaaactaagaaagacagaaaacctaagaagaaaatctaagaaataccattctggacataggacctGGCAAATATTTCACGATAAAGACTCTGaaaccaattgcaacaaaaacagaatttgacaaatgggacctaattcaactaaagagtttctgcacagctgAAGAAACTACAAACAGACTAAACATACAACCTacagacttggagaaaatattcgcaatctatgtatctgacaaaggtctaatatccagaatctataggaAGCTTGAACAAATTaacaaacaaagaacaaacatctctattaaaaatgggcaaaggacatgaatagatacttttcaaaagtagacatacatgcagccaacaaacatataacaaATGTTCACTAtaactaatcattaggaaaaatgcaaatgaaaaccacagtgaaataccatctcataccagttagaataactattaataaaaagtcaaaatataacagACCCTGGCAAGATTGCAGAGGAAATGGAAAgcttatgcactgttggtaggaatgtaaattagttcaaccactgtagaaAGTAgtatggagatttttcaaagaactaaaaaaaacctaccatttgacccagcaatccaattactggttatatacccaaagaaatacagATCATTCTGTCATaagcatacatgcacacatatgttcgatgcagcactattcacaatagcaaagacatagaatcaacctaaatacccatcaatgtgGACTGGagatactatgcatccataaaaagaacaaaattgggccgggcgcggtggctcaaacctgtaatcccagcactttgggaggccgaggcaggtggatcacgaggtcaagagatcgagaccatcctggtcaacatggtgaaaccccgtctctactaaaaataaaaaattagctgggcatggtggcacgtgcctgtaatcccagctactcgggaggttgaggcaggagaattgcctgaacccgggaggcggaggttgcggtgagccgagatcaggccattgcactccagcctgggtaacaagagcgaaactccatctcaaaaaaaaaaaaaagaccaaaattatgttcatttcagcaacatggatagagttggaggacattatcctaagtgaatcaatccaggaacagaaatccagacaccacacatgttctcacttataagtgggagctaaatattgagcaCACATAGACACAAACAAAGGAACAGTAAACACTGAGGCTTGAAGGCTGGgggtgagaggagggtgaggattaAACAACTACCAATTGAGTATTAAGCTGATGacttgggtgatgaaattatCTGTATACCAAAgccccatgacatgcaatttacccatgtaacaagcctGGACATGTAGCccttaaaactaaaataaaagttggaaagacaaaattttttataatcatcttaatagatacagaaaaaatatttttaaaaaaattcaacattctgattaaaaactcttagcaaactaggaacaaataaaaaatgttctctACCTGATAAAAGACATTCATGGAACATCTACAGTTAATATCACACTTACTgatcaaaaactgaaaaatgactGTATGCTTTTTCCCTAAGATTAAGAAGAAGACCAGAATGCCCATTCTCATCCTTTCTATCCAACATGGCCATGGAGATCCTAGCAAAGCACACAGTGGGTAGGCGATGATGTTAAACAGCCTTTATTCACAGAGGATCCAAAGAAGAGTCGTGGAAACCACGGGACATGAAGTGTCAGGAGAGCACAGCTTTTCACAGGACAGTATCTGGCCCAGTGCAGGGTGTGACTCTGTGGTGACACAGGTGATTGTTGAGTGGGTTCTTATAAAAATCTTAAGCTAAACGATCGTTCTTACAGCATGCTTGCTttatttcatgattttattttatttttattatttatttgtttttagacagaatcttactctgtcgcccaggctggagtacagtggcacgatctcggctcactgcaacctctgcctcccgggttcaagtaattctcctgcctcagcctcccaagtggctgggactaaaggtgtgcaccacaacatctagctaatttttgtatttttagcagaaacagagttattgaccaggctggtctcgatcccctgaccacgtgatccactcatcttggcctcccagagtgctgggattacaggcatgagccaccctgcttagcctatttcatgattttaaaaagcatttaaagaaaactagatctaaatatgtttatgtttttaaaaaatcagttgacaGGGCAGAGTCAcactcaggcaaaaaaaaaaaaaaacaaaaaacccacactCTGAATATATGCATAGTGTATAAAGTTGCCACATAGATGAATTAGCAGGTGCCATGGTGTTCTGAAGCTTCTGTTGGGGCTCTTGCAGGAAGTGTTAACCCAAGCCCTCTGTGCTCCCCACAGCTTCCTGCCAGGCCCCAAAGGTTTCTGCACAGGAAAACGGTGACTCTGCAATGCTGTGTCTTGGCTGCTGGCGCAGAGATATAGGGCCGAGTCTTCCGGCTGCAGGGCATGTAGGTGAAGGTATAAGTGAGAGCTGTCGGGGCATTCAGGTGAGAAGTGACTGGGCACACTTTCATTTACAGAGATTTCCTCATAGTTGTAGATAAACATGAGCTCTGGTGGCTTCTTAGCTTTCTGCTTGTACCAGTACATAACATTGTGCCCCAGGTGTTGTTCACATTGCAAAGACTTCTCATCTATCATTCCCATGACCAGGTGTTTTGGTGTCTGGGTAACTCCGGTGTCCATGGGGACTGTGGGGAGAAAGGGACACCATTcaggcagagcccaggagggGGGCTGTTGCTGCAGCCACAAGGAAAAAGCTTGGAGTTCAAGGACAGGCAATTTGAACCCAACTCACCTGCTCCCAGGAGACAGAGCAGCGCATAGCAGAGCAGCCTGCAGCCCATGCTAGCCTGGGGTCTGAAATGGGGCCTCTGCCTGGGATCCTCTGGGAGAGCGGCTGGGCTCTGGTCTCCTTGGCCCTGGTTGGTGGTTTTTCCTGTGATGTCACTGCTCATGACAGTTTCCCCAGACGCAGGGGCTGTTTGCTCCTGATTGCTTTGCATCCTCTCTAAGTTCTGACAGAAGGTAGATATGAATTGGCCGGGTTGGGATGAATGGCCTGGGCAGAAAGGGCAGAGCCAGCTTTTTATTTCCCAAGGATATTCCTCTGACAGGGGCTCCTTTGCTCTCAGCTGCTTCCTCGTTAGGTAGATCCTCCCTCTATCTCTGTCCCGCTGTCTTTCAGGACCCCTCTCAGCAACAGACCACTCCCATTCAGGGAATCTCATTCTCCCTTGGGGGATCACGGGAGACAGCGCCTTTCAAAACGTCCCTTCCCTCAACATCTAAGCGTGGTGGAGCCCTTTTTGCCTGGCTCTGTGGAGGGATGATGACTGCATGACCACAGATGCAGTGTGGACCAGTGCCCAccattcaaaacattttttggtAAAGCACAGATGACCATATATCTTGGGGTAGGAATCTTTTGTCTctataataaatgaatgattgaattGATGAATGCAAAAAAGACGGAAACAGAACAGCCAGGACCCACTCTCCTCTCTAAAGACTAATGTAGAGCTGCACTCAAGAGGCATCAGGCTCAGAGACTGATGATTTAACACATTGGGAATGAGGAGGGTTTATAAtactaatttataaaatttgtaataatatataacattaatttataatattatgaTAAATTAAACTATATTTAGAAATGTATGCCCCACGGAAAGGGCATGACTATGATGCTAACCAGCAACCAGGCACTGGCAGGGAGCTGAGGGAGCAGGAAAGGGATGAGCCACCCTCTGTCCCTGAAGTGGAGGGCATGGGGCTTGGCTGGGTTAGAGTTAACATACACGGGATGCTGAAAAAGAACAACACAAGGTGTGTGGAGCAAGGGAAAGGGAAGTCAGCTTGAACCTGATGTTGAGTACAGCCATGCTCTGGGTTGAGGTCCGGATGGCTCCTCATGGGCAAGATCCCTCTGGCCTGTCTCTCCTCTTACTCTTCATCCCTTCCCCAGGTCCCAGATCCCAGGTCCCCAGAGGTTTCACCTGAGCACAGCTCCTCCCTGTGGCCAAAGCAGCACTTGGCCACTCACCAACCCAGTGTCAGCATCCAGGCTCTTTCCACACCCCACAAAACTGAGCAGCAGGGATGGATTTGAAAGGCCAGGGGGGAATAAAGACGAAGGAGATAATGGCAACAACATAGAGAGCCAGCAGCCAGAACACCGGGCATCCACACACCTAGGACATTCTAATTTCTTATTCAACAGGAAGTGTCTATGTCTGAGTCTGTATAACATGGCAAcaccttatctctaccaaaattaccaaaaattagccagatgtggtggtgcatgcctgcagtcccagttactcaggagactaaggtgggacaattgcttgagccagggaaatcaaggctgtagtgagccgtgattgcatcactgcactccagacagagcAAGAAACCGCCCCTCCACCCGCCCAGTGAAGAAcaagtaaaggaaaggaaaagaaactgtcTATGTCTGGACCCCTAGTAATAAGCATAACAGACAGTATCCCAGCCCTCTGGAGCTTATGGACCAGTCTGACTTGTTCAACAATACTCCCTGAGCAATAGCTAGGAGACAGAAAAAATCACAACACTTTCATCCCCAGAATTCTATCTGAGTAGGGAAATTAAACATCCAGACAACAACTAGAGAATAAAATGCATCTCACAGGAAGTTTAAGAAATGTAATCAGTATGTCAGTGTTCAATCTCTTCATACATGTGATGCCATATTTCCTCATATATTAAGTCAACGGAACTGAAATGAAATGGCCTCCAAAGCCCTGCCATTTCTAAAATGTCAGAAACCACATCAGGTCAGTTCTGTGGAGAATTTTCCAACTAGGAACCAGCTGGATGACTTCCTATGGGTCATTTCTACTCCACTGCATAAGCTATTTATGCTTTGTGACCATTGAGTTATTGGCATGGCATCAATTTTCTCAAAATGTACTGTTATGCCAATATTGACTTTCCATGCTAGAACATTTGAAGATGCAAATGAACACaaatagacacaaaaattaaatgattcaTGCTTTCTACGTGACTGTTACCATCTATTTATTGATGTATTACATCAGTATTACCTTTTCGTGATGACAATTGTAATTGTCTAAgaaatcctttttgtttttctgggccAGGTCCTAAGTTGTGTATGCAGAGGGTTGGACTCCAGAAGGCCCAGCAGAGAACAAATTCTAGAAGGTCGAAGACATGGGCAGGGAAGGCAGAAGTTACCCAGGGCCGGAAAGCATTGGCATTCAGACCCAGTGACAGTGGAAAGTCATGGTGGGTACACTGTGATTCCCACTAAGACCCTGGAAAGGCCTGGAAAGGCCATGCGCTAGCAATGAGGACCACATGCTGTGGCTCTGTCAGAGGGAGGGCAAAGCTGAAATAGACCCTAGGAAGTCCTACATTCAACCctcccagaaaaaaacaaaacaaaacaaaaccaaaactattTTCGGGAGATAACATAATCCAGAGCCTCAGGCTATGTCATCCACAATGCTTCACATAAACCCTTTCTAATCTTTCATGTAGAATATTTAGAAGTCTCCTAATCATTCATGCCACCCAAAAATCTATATTCTTTCTGATCCATATTACAACCAATGTTACTGTACCAAAATATCAGTTTCATCACGTTGTTTCACTTGGAAGAGGACCAATGGCTCATCACTGCTTAGAGATTTGTGTTCAAAGTCCTTTCCATGTCTCCCAATATCCCTGTCATCTCGCTGTTGCCTGCTCTTGAGGAGAATTTAAGATGACATTCATCAGAATTGAGAGGGATTCTTGCTGTCACCCTCCTTTTGAAGAGAAGGAGTGCACAAGCCCGTTTCCATCGACTTCTCCCCAGCACTGTCCAGTTTACCTATTGCCATGGAATTTCAtgcttctgaaaatatttctcttttaaacagAGTACTTACTGAGCAACAGAACTGTCTCTTGATCTTAGGAATATttgccttcccttctcctttaTGCTTGTGCTCATCTATCATTTTTAGCAacattgtgttttttattataatgttGTATAAAATATGTACCAATGTATGCAGTACAGAAAGTCAAGAAATGGCTTCCTCCATCAGTTAAGATCTTCAGCGCATGGGGCAGGCTCCTGTTTTGTTTGTGGCGCCCTAATGCTTTAATTTAATGTTTGTGGCTTTGTTGTGAAGCGCTGCTCTAGCTGATAATTCTGAGACTTCGCTGTGCATACGACAGAGGACTTCTCCACTGGGTGCACTGGCAGGCTGCACTacagactgaaactccatcaGAGGCCGTCAGGGAATGGAGACTGGAGCCTTGGGTGCAGGTGCACACACTGCCCCACAGCTTCCTGGCTGAGCCGGGAGGTTTGTGCACAGGGATGCAGTGACTCTGCAGGGCTGTGTCTTAACTGCTGGCACAGAAATACAGAGCAGAGTCACCAAGCTCCAGGGACTCGATGTGAAGATTTAAATGAGCTTTGTCTGGAGACTCAGGTGAGAAGCGATTTGGAACTGTTTCATTTAAAATGCGCTCCTTATTATTGTAGATAAACATTATCTTCAGAAGTTTCTTAGAGTCCTGCTTATACCAATACATAGCATCATGGCCCAGATTCTGTTCACATTTAAGGGACCCCTTCTTTCCCATCTGTGTGACCAGATACTTTGGAGTCTGGGAAACGGCTGAGTCCGAGGGACCTGCAAAGGAAAGAAGCAGAATTCAGGCGAATCCCAGGAGGTAGCCTGCTACCGTCATGGTGAAAAGGCTTAGGGACTCCAACAGGATCATGTCACCTGGGCCCAGCACTCACCTgctctcaggaggcagagggccacacagcagaggagcctgCGGCCCATGGCAGAGTCAGGCAGAGCAGGCAAGGCCCAGGACAGGATTCAGGTCTGCAGTGGTGAGAAGACTAGGCTGTGGTTTCCACTGCCACTGAGAGGACTGTGCCAGTGAGGTCACAGCCTGTAATCCTTCCTCTATTCTCAGGGTCTCCTCTAGCATGGCTCCTCCTTTCCATGCCCTGCACTTGCTCCTTATAGGAGTGTTTGGAATTTTTGGGAATAGTTAAGAAGGTGGACTTGTGGCCTCCAGGATGTGTCTCTGACAGTCATTCCTGCCCTAGCAGCTTCCTCCCTCCCAACTCCTTACCCGGGATCTGACCACCTCCTCCCTTTATCTTCCTTTCAGACCCTTCTCTCAGAGTCAGGCTGGTTTTATTCTTTGGAtcttttgcttccccttcccaaTAATGCAGGACATTGTTTTGCTCTCTTGAATCTTTGCTCACTTGAAGGTCTGATCAGTGGTCAGTGGTTTGGGATTTCACCTGAATACCAGCCAGTGCCACTTAACTCACATGATTGTGATGCTAGTTCACAGCAAACGCTGTTGAAGGGTCATTGTTGGGAGTGATCTGCAGCCCTGCTCCCTGTGATGCTCTTATCTGTCCAAGGGGCAGATCTATGAGGAAGCAGGAGGCTGCTAGACAATATGAAGTCACCGTGTGCTGAGAACGAACGGCAATGAAGGTAAACAACATGGCAGTCGGGGAAAACAAAAGTAGGTGATGGTACTGCCCTTGAGCTGTCCGCAGATAATCCTCCTCCCAAAGTTGACAGCCAAGCTTATTCCAGGGTGTCTCAACTTGGGCACTGCTGCCATGCTGGATCGGGCAATCGTTTGTTGTGGGGTTGCgggggggctgtcctgtgcaggTAGGATGCTTAGCGGCATCCTTGGGCACTATCTACCTGATTTCCATGTGACAACGAAAAATGCCTTTGCATTGCTGAACTGCCCCCTGTTGAGGACCACCGTCCCCTTTATTCTTGCCAATGGTGCTCCCCTCCTCTGCCAGCCATCATCCACTCCAGCCTCAGGGGGGGTAGCAGGGCCACCGCTCCTCCTGCTCTGGTCAGCAAGGCCCAGCACTCAGACCTCAGTGCCTCTGTCAGTGGCCCCAGGTCAGTAACTGCCAGGAGGAAAACCAGGGACCAGCACTGCCAGAAAggcacttcacacacacacacacacacacacacatgcacatgcaacCTTGGTAATATTGTCATCTATTGGTGAAATCCCTCCAAAGACAGACTCTGATGGTTCATTTGTGATTTGCTAAACACAGAACTTGCAGTAGGGATGGATGAGGcactaaacaaaagaaaaatgaccacCATCCTTCTTGGAACCTCAAGCatgctttatttatttgcagTCATTGAATGGCTACTTAGTGCAAAGCATGAGTAAACAATATTCTCAGTCTCGTGATGCTTATAATCCAATAGGAGCCGAAAGTCATTCACACCTGTAGACTCAGAATATGAAATACATGCTACACGGAGGCCAAAAACATAGTTAGTATTTACGTTTAAATACTTTTCATAAAGCAtcccatttcctcatctatgaaacaaCGGGCAATTCTGTGAACATAACCAGGTACCCCCCTAGATGTGAGTCTTATTCAGTAACTACCTCATTGCACCACGCAGCTGATATGGGAAGCTTttccaagaaggaaagaaagggatggagggaagatAGTGAAATGACAAGAGGCTACATACAAGTGATGATGATAACTATATAAAGATGTCACCATTCTTATAGAGTAggctttaaataaatatgtatctcACTATCTTATGCAAGTGTTTTTAACAAATCAGACGGACAGGCTCTGGGAGAGGCACTGGAATGAAACTGATAGAAAGAAACTTGCCACACATGAGGCGGTGTTAGTTCTGGTTGTTCGTTTCATTTTTTACGGGAGACTTGGAAAGCAAAAGTGTTTTATTGTCCATCAAGAATTGCCCAAAGGatagaaaggaacaaataaaTTGATGACTCATGTCTTCTTTTCTGACAGGGCCCACTGTGCAGGAGAAGGGGAATCAGCTGTGGAAAGGAGAGAGTACAGAGGCTGGGATCCCTGGGAAGACCAGGCTTCCAACAGGAAGGCCAATGAGGGAAGAAAACATCATAATTTTATCATGAAGACAACTTAATCCACAAGAAGGTGGAGAGTTGTAGGGGCAAAGGGAACGAGGCAGAAGG from Callithrix jacchus isolate 240 chromosome 11, calJac240_pri, whole genome shotgun sequence includes the following:
- the LOC144578245 gene encoding uncharacterized protein LOC144578245, translated to MRFPEWEWSVAERGPERQRDRDRGRIYLTRKQLRAKEPLSEEYPWEIKSWLCPFCPGHSSQPGQFISTFCQNLERMQSNQEQTAPASGETVMSSDITGKTTNQGQGDQSPAALPEDPRQRPHFRPQASMGCRLLCYALLCLLGAVPMDTGVTQTPKHLVMGMIDEKSLQCEQHLGHNVMYWYKQKAKKPPELMFIYNYEEISVNESVPSHFSPECPDSSHLYLHLHALQPEDSALYLCASSQDTALQSHRFPVQKPLGPGRKLWGAQRAWSTLFWLNPHMMEREQASHQMSRLRGY